The Vallitalea longa genome includes a window with the following:
- a CDS encoding GNAT family N-acetyltransferase — MKIIEFSTVTNKMKKMMIQDLEYLYSKLLINENFGQIENLLGSKIENWMKNKTINGAICMKNEKMVGFLFAELKNGEQKRQAWVPSFGIATFGEDNDKILYELYKHCSSQWVELGYYEHVIETLDIDNQVLSLQMLGFAFQQVHGLLKLSNYKEGESDAKISIRSFRKNDSDILRDMADIIYKYQIASPVYAPLQVETIKRIRDGYASLVNDDEVMLYISETDRPVAFQALWEDDYGYLVPEKCVELSIAGTYADVSHSGVGTKLMNYVVKDLILKGYKWLSADWRITNISARRFWNTKCGFNITKYRMIRTIDSDNN, encoded by the coding sequence ATGAAGATCATTGAGTTTAGTACAGTAACAAATAAAATGAAAAAGATGATGATTCAAGATTTGGAATATTTGTATAGTAAATTGCTCATTAATGAAAACTTTGGGCAAATAGAAAATTTACTAGGAAGCAAAATAGAAAATTGGATGAAAAACAAAACAATAAATGGTGCCATTTGTATGAAGAATGAAAAAATGGTAGGATTTCTGTTTGCTGAACTGAAGAACGGTGAGCAGAAAAGACAAGCTTGGGTTCCGAGTTTTGGAATAGCAACTTTTGGTGAAGACAATGATAAAATTCTATATGAGTTATATAAGCATTGTTCTAGTCAATGGGTTGAATTAGGATACTATGAGCATGTAATAGAGACATTAGACATAGATAATCAAGTGTTGAGTTTGCAAATGTTGGGATTTGCATTTCAACAAGTTCATGGGTTGTTAAAACTCTCTAACTATAAGGAGGGTGAATCTGATGCAAAAATATCAATAAGGTCTTTCAGGAAAAATGATTCTGATATTTTAAGAGATATGGCTGACATTATATATAAATATCAAATTGCTTCACCAGTATATGCTCCACTCCAAGTAGAGACTATAAAGAGGATTAGAGATGGTTATGCTAGCCTAGTAAATGATGATGAAGTAATGTTATATATATCTGAAACAGATAGACCAGTTGCATTTCAAGCTCTATGGGAAGATGATTATGGATATCTAGTACCAGAAAAATGTGTAGAGCTGTCAATAGCAGGTACGTATGCAGATGTCTCACATAGTGGAGTTGGAACAAAATTGATGAATTATGTTGTAAAGGACTTAATATTAAAAGGGTATAAATGGTTATCAGCGGATTGGAGAATTACAAATATAAGCGCAAGACGTTTTTGGAATACAAAATGTGGATTCAATATAACTAAATATAGAATGATAAGGACAATTGATTCTGATAACAATTAG
- a CDS encoding alanine-tRNA synthetase second additional domain-containing protein — MAITLLQEALMYSVYFAPRGRKRLLNLGHQISQRYLSPLDNLVGVIGDAGAGKSVFIKGMFPGLELTNDDDGVNVRPLPLLDGADTGFFSSHTYHIDVRFESAFTQMYMLADAVKEAINNGKRVIVEHFELMYPYLKMNADIIIGIGEEVIVTRPSIFGPCPNDIAEIVQKSIKYRRMAHTAEDLTGYVLEKQFGFEHIEGHNDVKHGFVLEFDSEPKIDIQDLEDRTKELIKKGLDVCYVDDNHISIDNDKFECTGPRIHLKNTSDIEHFHLVKELKYNPMTNSYALIGIIGIEEKINISELNSLKHHM, encoded by the coding sequence ATGGCTATAACTTTATTACAAGAAGCATTAATGTATTCCGTTTATTTTGCACCAAGAGGTAGAAAAAGACTATTGAATCTTGGACATCAGATATCACAGAGATATTTAAGTCCGTTAGATAATCTTGTAGGTGTTATAGGGGATGCAGGAGCAGGAAAATCAGTATTCATCAAAGGAATGTTTCCAGGACTGGAACTCACTAATGATGATGATGGAGTTAATGTAAGACCGTTACCTTTACTAGATGGGGCAGACACAGGTTTTTTTAGCAGTCATACTTATCATATTGATGTTAGGTTCGAGTCGGCATTCACACAGATGTATATGTTAGCTGATGCTGTAAAAGAAGCAATCAACAATGGTAAAAGAGTTATTGTTGAACATTTTGAATTGATGTATCCTTATCTGAAAATGAATGCTGATATAATTATAGGTATTGGAGAAGAAGTTATTGTGACAAGACCTAGTATATTTGGTCCTTGCCCAAATGATATAGCCGAGATAGTACAGAAATCCATCAAATACAGAAGAATGGCTCATACTGCTGAAGATCTTACTGGATATGTATTAGAGAAACAATTCGGTTTTGAACATATAGAAGGACATAATGATGTAAAACATGGTTTCGTATTGGAATTTGACAGTGAGCCAAAAATTGATATACAAGATTTAGAAGATAGAACAAAAGAATTAATTAAGAAAGGTCTTGACGTCTGTTATGTTGATGATAATCATATATCGATAGATAACGATAAATTTGAATGTACAGGTCCAAGAATACATCTTAAGAATACTTCTGATATTGAACATTTCCATTTAGTCAAGGAATTAAAATATAATCCAATGACTAATAGCTATGCTCTAATAGGAATCATAGGTATTGAAGAAAAGATTAATATCAGCGAATTGAACAGTCTTAAACATCATATGTAA